GGCATCAGCGTCACCTCGATCATTTCCCGACTGCCGTCCGCCGGTTCCCGGAACAGGCAGGTCGAGACGCCCGCGGAGCTCATCAGCAGGCTCTCCACCGGACGAGTCGGAGTGGGGTACGCGCCCGGCGCGATCTGCATCTCGAGGGAGAGGCCGGTAATCCCTTCCATTCGGCCTTTGAGGGCGACACAGTCGGAGAGCACCCAGCCATCGGCGTGAACCGACCCGAACGACGCCACGGGTGACGCGTGCGGCTTGGCGGCCACACGCGAAATCACGCGATCGAGCCGAGCGGATGCCGCGGACACCTCGTCCTGGGTGAAACCGGCTTCGTAGTTGCCGGCAGTGGCGGAGACCAGCACACCGACCCAGAGGTCCCCCACGACCCGGCCGGTCGCACATCCGCGGTCCACCGAGCACGTCACGGACGCCATCGATGCCTGCAGGTCGGTGGCGACCGCCGACGGTGCGGCGACGACGACCGAGATCGAGTCCTGATTGCCGATCCAGATGCAGGAGAGTCCCCCCAGCAGAGCCAGGGAATCCTCCACATTCGTTCCGAGTCCGGGCTCCGTATAGAGCCTGCCGGGGCCACCGACGAGCAGCTCGGAGAGATCCGTGTCGGTGAGCATCTGGCCGCAGTCGCCATTGAACGCGACAACGGGGGTGCTCGGCGCCGGCGCCAGGGTCGGCGTGAACGTCGGTGTGGGCGTGGGCGTGGGCGTGAGCGTCGGCGTGGGGACGACCGGCGCGACCGTCGCCGTGGGGCTCGGGCTCGGGGTGTTCGCGATCTGCGGCGCCGACAGCGTCGACGTCGTCGCAACCCCGCCTGCGATCGCCACCACCAGCACCGCGGCGATCGCTCCGGCGATCACCGCGCCCCGATGAGCGCCGACAGGCTTGATGTCGCGTGCACCGCCGAGAATGCGAGAGCGCATCGCCGCGCGCTCGTCCGGGGTCAACTGATCGTTCATGCCCGCACCCCTTCCAGGGACGAAAGTTCTCCACGCAGGCGCGCTTTCGCCCGCGCCAGCCGCGACTTCACCGTTCCCGCCGGGATCCCCAGCGCCTGCGCGACCTCACGCTCGGAGTACCCCTCCAACACCGCGAGAACCATCACCGCCTGCTCCCGCTCCGGCAAACGCCGAAGCGCCGCCATCACATCGCTGTCGTCGTGATCGTGCGAAGCCGCCACCGACACTGGAGCCCGATCCAACAACGCCCGATACCGCCGACCCGACCGCTCCAGATTCCGCGCACAATGCGCCACCGTGTTCAGCAGCCACGGCAACGGCGACCCCTCCACCAACCGCACCGACGCCCGCTTCCGCCACAACTCGAAGAACGCCACCGTCACGGCATCCTTCGCATCCTCCCGATGCGTCAACAACCGCGACGCATGACGGAACAACCGCCCGTCATACCGATCGAACAAAGCCGCCAAAGCCAGCTCATCGCCCCCGAGAACCCGAGCCCACAGCCCGGCATCGTCATCTTCCACACCCCGTAGTGTCCGCCACCGCGCAAGAAGTTCCCGCAATCGACGTCGATTCGGTCACGAGTCGATAACGCCTTTCGGCACACGCGAGCGGGCCGGTCTGCCCCTAGGGTGAGGGCGTGCACCCCCGATGGATCGCCGTGATCGCGAGCAGCGTCGCGCTCGTGCTCGGCGTGGTCTTCTGGGGGACGACCGGCCTCGTCGTGTGGTCGATCACCCAGAGCCAGGCGGCGGCGGAGTTGGGCACCGGCCTTCCCCCTCTCGACGACCCCATCCGGGAGACGGACGACGACTTCCGCATCACCGAGGTCTACGAGGTGGGGGCCGACGGCATCCTGTCTCCCTCGCCGAGTGCCGAGGCAGCCGCGGTCTGGGCCGAGATCGAGCGCGTCTTCACCCCGCGCGTCGCCGCCACGCGAATCAGTCAGCTGAAGGTGGGCGACGACCCCTCCAGCGACACCCTGGCGTGGGTGTCGCGCGAGGACACCCCCGAGTACTGGACGTTCGCGGCCAACGTCGCCTACGCCGACGACGAAGAGCTCTGGTTGGGCACGCTCGTGCACGAGTACGCGCATGTCCTGAGCCTCGGACCGGATTCGGTCGACTCCTACACCGACACCTGCGACACGATCTGGACCGGTCAGGGCTGCCTGCTCCCGGAGACGGCGCTGCTCGCCTTCTCCGACCGGTTCTGGGAGGCCTACTCGGACGCGCCCGAGGCCGACAACGTGGATGTCGACGTCGCCGACGCGTTCTACGCCGCGCACGAGGACGATTTCGTCGATGCGTACGCCGCGACCAACGTCGCCGAGGACTTCGCCGAGAGCTTCATGGCCTACGTGATGGAGGACGAGCCGACCGACGGCGGGGTCGTGGCCGACAAGCTCCGCTTCTTCCGCGACTACCCGCCCTACGTGCTCATCCGCGAGCGCCTCCGCGCCGAGTTCGACCTGGGCTGACCCGCCCGCGCCTGAACGAGCGACCCGCGCATAGCCTGGAGTGATGGAAACCGTCCTCCTCACCGGGTTCGAGCCGTTCGCGGGAGACGCCACGAATCCGTCTGGCGATGCCGTCCGCGCCGTCGAGGAGCGCTGGACCGGCACCGAACGGCTGATCGTCGAGGTGCTGCCCGTCGCGTTCGACGCGGCGGCGACACGACTCCGGCAGCTGCTCGACGAGCACCGCCCCGACATCGTGATCGCCACCGGACTGGCGGGCGGACGCGCCCAGGTCACTCCCGAGCGGGTCGCGATCAATCTCGCCGACGCGCGGATCCCCGACAACGACGGCGCGCAGCCCGTCGACCGCCCGGTGGTCGAGGGCGGCCCGGCTGCCTACTTCGCGACCCTCCCCGTCAAGGCGATCGCGGCGGCGTTGACCCGCGAGGGCATCCCGGCAGCGGTCTCGCACTCGGCGGGGACGTTCGTCTGCAACCACGTCATGTACACGGCCCTGGATGCCGCCGCGCCCGGCGTACGGGCCGGCTTCGTGCACGTGCCGTCCGCGCGGGAGCACGCCCCCGAGGGCGCGGCATCCCTCCCCCTCGACGACATCGTCCGCGCCGTCGAGCTGACGGTGCGCACCGCGCTCGACGTGCGCGAGGACGTCGCCGCCCCGGGCGGCACCCTGCACTGACGGCGCGGCCTCAGCCCGCGCGCCGCCCGAGGTGCAGAATCGTCCGCACGAGGAGCCCCGCCACCAGCGCCCAGAAGGCCGCGCTGACGCCGGCGATGGCGATTCCGGATGCCGCGATGAGGAACGTCACCACGGCCGGGGTCCGCTCCCCCGGGTCGTCGATCGCCTGCTGCACGGCCGAGCCGAACGCCGCGAACAGCGCGACCCCCGCGACCGCCGGGATGACTCCAGCCGGGGCGAGCAGCACGATCGCCGCGAACGCCGCCGACAGTGCCCCGAGCACGAGGTAGGTGCTCCCGGCCGAGACGCCCGCCACCCACCGCCGCTTCGGGTCGGGGTGCGAGTCGGGACCCGCCGCGATGGCCGCGCTGATCGCACCGAGGTTGACCGCGTGCCCCCCGCCGGTGGCGGCCAGCATCGAGCCCGCGCCCGTCACGAGCATCGCCGGGCGCCACGGGAT
This portion of the Microbacterium testaceum StLB037 genome encodes:
- a CDS encoding RNA polymerase sigma factor; translation: MEDDDAGLWARVLGGDELALAALFDRYDGRLFRHASRLLTHREDAKDAVTVAFFELWRKRASVRLVEGSPLPWLLNTVAHCARNLERSGRRYRALLDRAPVSVAASHDHDDSDVMAALRRLPEREQAVMVLAVLEGYSEREVAQALGIPAGTVKSRLARAKARLRGELSSLEGVRA
- the pcp gene encoding pyroglutamyl-peptidase I, with amino-acid sequence METVLLTGFEPFAGDATNPSGDAVRAVEERWTGTERLIVEVLPVAFDAAATRLRQLLDEHRPDIVIATGLAGGRAQVTPERVAINLADARIPDNDGAQPVDRPVVEGGPAAYFATLPVKAIAAALTREGIPAAVSHSAGTFVCNHVMYTALDAAAPGVRAGFVHVPSAREHAPEGAASLPLDDIVRAVELTVRTALDVREDVAAPGGTLH